One uncultured Fretibacterium sp. DNA segment encodes these proteins:
- the jag gene encoding RNA-binding cell elongation regulator Jag/EloR: MTGDRHVIDDKHLVFDVNTVEEALALASRQWGVPAEELRSEVIGSEKGFLGLFGKKLKVEVTLPERSLLCRGRDFVDDLLKLMELRAHTVLREEENVVDIEGQDAEILVGRHGDGLKSMEYLLNLALRDPGSQPRVRLDSNGYRERRIRSLERLAEATARQVVEYGVPIRLDPMLSWERWVIHTSLKDREDVKTESVGEAPERKVVVMPKIDAAKLQEGGGYRPASSRFPHHRRRR; encoded by the coding sequence ATGACCGGCGATAGACATGTTATTGATGATAAGCATCTTGTTTTCGACGTGAACACCGTCGAGGAAGCGCTGGCTCTGGCCTCCCGTCAATGGGGCGTTCCCGCGGAGGAACTCCGGTCCGAGGTGATTGGCTCCGAAAAAGGATTTTTAGGATTGTTCGGCAAAAAACTCAAGGTTGAGGTGACCTTGCCCGAGCGCTCCCTGCTTTGCAGGGGGCGGGACTTCGTGGACGACCTGCTGAAGCTTATGGAGCTTCGCGCCCACACGGTTCTTCGCGAGGAGGAAAACGTCGTCGACATCGAGGGGCAGGACGCGGAAATCCTGGTTGGCCGGCACGGCGACGGCCTGAAGTCCATGGAGTACCTGCTGAACCTCGCCCTGCGCGACCCCGGGTCGCAGCCCCGCGTCCGTCTTGACAGTAACGGCTACAGGGAACGCAGGATACGAAGCCTGGAGCGCCTGGCCGAGGCGACGGCCAGGCAGGTCGTGGAGTACGGGGTCCCCATTCGCCTCGACCCCATGCTCAGCTGGGAGCGTTGGGTGATTCACACCTCCCTCAAGGATCGGGAGGATGTCAAGACTGAGTCGGTGGGGGAGGCCCCGGAGCGCAAGGTGGTCGTCATGCCGAAGATCGATGCCGCTAAACTCCAGGAGGGCGGTGGCTACAGGCCCGCATCGTCGCGTTTCCCGCACCATCGCAGGCGCCGCTGA
- a CDS encoding prolipoprotein diacylglyceryl transferase: MFPVLIKIGTITLDTYYVFWMLALSLAMLWSIRRFRLYGVDDGEARRVIGWAFFAMLLGARAFEYLWNFDAYHENPSLLLDLRHGGLSEVGAFTGAFLAAFLLCWRNPKLPFQRLCDVVAPPAIFTMALGRWGCFFNGCCVGIPTLHRFGVHFPYDPASVMRHPTQIYYSVASLAILVILLAVERFTLRHRSRERRLGSASVITPLGLILYSAMRLSIDGLRAEGLLEGLGFSHWVLLAALPLEVLWLAVSVWSNRTAVSTSAPAKDEIS, encoded by the coding sequence ATGTTTCCCGTTCTCATAAAGATTGGAACGATAACCCTCGATACGTACTATGTTTTTTGGATGCTGGCGCTTTCCCTTGCGATGCTCTGGAGCATTCGGCGTTTTCGGCTCTACGGGGTGGACGACGGCGAGGCCCGGCGCGTGATCGGATGGGCGTTCTTCGCCATGCTCCTTGGCGCGCGGGCCTTCGAGTACCTCTGGAACTTCGATGCCTATCATGAAAACCCCTCCCTGCTCCTGGACCTTCGCCATGGAGGTCTTTCGGAGGTGGGGGCGTTTACGGGGGCCTTTCTGGCCGCGTTCCTCCTCTGCTGGCGTAATCCGAAGCTTCCCTTCCAGCGGCTTTGCGACGTCGTCGCCCCTCCGGCGATCTTCACGATGGCCCTGGGACGATGGGGGTGCTTTTTCAACGGTTGCTGCGTCGGGATCCCCACGCTGCATCGTTTCGGCGTGCACTTCCCCTACGACCCGGCGTCCGTGATGCGCCATCCCACCCAGATCTACTACTCCGTCGCCTCTCTGGCGATCCTCGTGATCCTTTTAGCCGTCGAGCGCTTCACCCTGCGACACAGAAGCCGGGAAAGGAGGTTGGGGAGCGCCTCCGTGATCACCCCGCTGGGATTGATCCTCTATTCCGCCATGCGCCTGTCCATCGATGGGCTGAGGGCCGAGGGGCTCCTCGAGGGGCTGGGCTTTTCGCATTGGGTCCTGCTGGCGGCGCTGCCCTTGGAGGTCCTGTGGCTGGCCGTCTCCGTTTGGTCCAACAGGACCGCCGTTTCAACCTCGGCGCCTGCAAAGGACGAGATTTCCTAG
- a CDS encoding ComEA family DNA-binding protein codes for MWRTLWERHRGAFCVAVGMICFLAAGILVRGLPSVREHLSSLSSPSGTRDVRRQEHGGTPASSSREADSSGPSAQHAQPTQPASEEWFLYVTGSVRRPGVYRLPPGARTVHLVDAAGGLDGFADPVAINLAQPLADGMHVHVPRKGERQPQEALVIAAPTVRVGPPARVPDSKSGGLIDVNRASETELTALRGIGPALARRIVEYRERNGPFRSVEELVQVRGIGPAKLEGFRDRATVGP; via the coding sequence ATGTGGCGGACTCTCTGGGAGAGGCACCGAGGTGCGTTCTGCGTCGCCGTAGGTATGATCTGCTTTCTTGCGGCGGGGATTCTGGTTCGGGGGCTGCCCTCCGTTCGGGAGCACCTTTCCTCCCTTTCGTCGCCTTCCGGCACTCGGGACGTCAGGCGTCAGGAGCACGGCGGAACGCCTGCTTCATCGTCTCGGGAAGCCGATTCCTCCGGCCCATCCGCTCAACACGCTCAACCCACTCAACCCGCATCTGAGGAATGGTTCCTCTACGTCACGGGCAGCGTCCGCCGTCCGGGCGTCTATCGCCTGCCACCCGGCGCGCGTACGGTCCATCTCGTCGACGCGGCGGGTGGGCTCGACGGCTTTGCGGACCCCGTTGCCATCAACCTGGCCCAGCCCTTGGCGGATGGGATGCACGTACATGTGCCGCGCAAGGGGGAGCGTCAGCCTCAGGAGGCCCTTGTGATTGCGGCTCCGACGGTCCGTGTCGGGCCTCCGGCCAGGGTTCCCGACTCGAAGTCCGGCGGCCTGATCGATGTGAACCGCGCTTCGGAGACGGAGCTGACGGCTTTGCGGGGCATCGGCCCCGCGCTGGCCAGGAGGATCGTCGAGTACCGGGAGCGAAACGGCCCATTCCGAAGCGTCGAGGAGCTTGTCCAGGTTCGGGGTATCGGGCCCGCGAAGCTCGAGGGATTCCGGGATCGGGCAACGGTCGGCCCCTGA